One window of Dyadobacter sandarakinus genomic DNA carries:
- a CDS encoding prephenate dehydrogenase codes for MIISVTGIGLLGGSLALSLREKYPNVRFVGVDTSVVNQKIALAKGIVDEIVSLEEALEIAELNVLATPVDAIQKLLPIMLDAIPEGRTIMDLGSTKELICKAADQHPKRGQFVAVHPMAGTENSGPGAAFKELLGNKNVIICDRDKSNSDSLALVETFLRDAGMKIHYMRPVEHDLHLAYVSHLSHISSFALGLTVLDKEQDEQTIFDMASTGFSSTVRLAKSSPQMWAPIFDQNKTNVSKALGDYIELLKKFKDAIDNKDLDTSLSFMTRANEIGRILAGIEKK; via the coding sequence ATGATCATCAGTGTAACAGGCATTGGATTGCTGGGCGGCTCGCTGGCGCTCAGTCTCCGTGAAAAATATCCCAATGTGCGCTTTGTGGGGGTGGATACCTCGGTTGTAAACCAGAAAATTGCCCTGGCCAAAGGTATCGTGGATGAAATTGTATCGCTGGAAGAAGCCCTGGAAATTGCGGAGCTCAACGTGCTTGCCACGCCCGTGGACGCCATTCAGAAGCTTCTGCCTATCATGCTGGACGCCATTCCGGAAGGACGCACGATCATGGACCTGGGCTCTACCAAGGAGCTGATCTGCAAAGCAGCGGATCAGCATCCGAAGCGCGGGCAGTTTGTAGCGGTACATCCGATGGCAGGTACAGAAAATTCCGGCCCGGGTGCAGCTTTCAAGGAACTGCTCGGCAATAAGAATGTGATTATTTGTGACAGGGATAAAAGCAACTCCGACTCACTGGCACTCGTGGAAACCTTCCTGAGAGATGCAGGGATGAAAATTCACTACATGAGGCCTGTTGAGCACGATCTTCACCTTGCATATGTATCTCATTTGAGCCACATCAGCTCATTTGCGCTCGGGCTGACCGTGCTGGACAAGGAACAGGACGAACAAACGATCTTCGACATGGCGAGTACCGGATTTTCTTCTACCGTCAGGTTAGCCAAAAGTTCTCCGCAAATGTGGGCGCCGATTTTTGATCAGAACAAAACCAATGTTTCAAAGGCCCTGGGTGACTATATTGAGCTGCTTAAAAAGTTTAAAGACGCTATCGATAACAAAGACCTCGATACCAGTCTTTCTTTCATGACAAGAGCAAATGAAATCGGAAGGATTCTTGCCGGGATTGAAAAGAAGTGA
- a CDS encoding murein L,D-transpeptidase catalytic domain family protein, giving the protein MTKAQAVIAAVLVTLSVSLGFRQINPFTALSATQNLSVKADSVVPKPEWVALYDSLDLKNQGLSEKAFFYAWYGFQKMKSTNQVLAIADFSQSSRNKRLYVIDLLKKKMLLNTYVAHGRNSGQEFAERFSNDNSSFQSSLGFYKTLGTYQGKHGLSLRLEGLEKGINDRALQRAIVMHGADYVSEAFIKNTGRLGRSLGCPAVSIADSRKLISLMCNGAGLFIFSKDQRYEKASSMLAGLSFDHEAKLAAAPQASGEPLLYTSGK; this is encoded by the coding sequence ATGACAAAAGCTCAGGCGGTAATTGCAGCGGTTTTAGTGACGCTTAGTGTTTCCCTCGGATTCAGACAAATCAATCCATTTACAGCGCTTTCAGCTACCCAGAACCTTTCAGTCAAAGCTGACTCTGTCGTTCCCAAACCCGAGTGGGTAGCCTTGTATGACTCACTTGACCTGAAAAATCAGGGACTGTCAGAAAAAGCTTTTTTCTATGCCTGGTATGGCTTCCAGAAAATGAAGTCGACCAACCAGGTACTGGCGATTGCTGATTTCAGCCAGTCATCGCGTAACAAACGCTTGTATGTGATCGATTTGCTGAAAAAGAAAATGCTGCTTAATACTTACGTTGCGCACGGTCGCAATTCCGGCCAGGAGTTTGCAGAGCGTTTTTCAAATGATAACTCTTCTTTCCAGTCCAGTCTTGGTTTTTACAAAACATTGGGCACCTACCAGGGTAAGCACGGGTTGTCTCTTCGCCTTGAAGGACTCGAAAAAGGCATCAATGACCGCGCGTTGCAGCGAGCCATTGTTATGCACGGAGCGGATTATGTCAGCGAAGCCTTTATCAAAAATACCGGCCGCTTAGGCCGCAGCCTTGGCTGTCCCGCTGTTTCCATTGCCGATTCGCGCAAGCTCATCAGCCTGATGTGCAATGGTGCCGGATTATTTATTTTCTCCAAAGATCAGCGGTACGAAAAAGCTTCCAGCATGCTGGCAGGCCTTTCTTTCGACCATGAAGCCAAACTTGCTGCCGCGCCTCAGGCGTCGGGTGAGCCTTTGCTGTACACATCCGGAAAATAA
- a CDS encoding nucleotidyltransferase family protein has protein sequence MKPTLLILAAGIGSRYGGIKQLDQFGPHGETIIDYSLYDAIRSGFGKVVFIVREEIRESAEAIFAPKLTGKIDFDFAIQGIQSYVPEDLGTVERTKPWGTGHATLCAWKHTETPFAVINADDFYGADAFATMSQFLQTDQNDNQHAMIGYELKRTLSENGTVSRGICVEREDHNLESVVERTKIFEENGVIYFEEDGQRTPLAPETPVSMNFWGFKPSMFPITAELFKTYARENINTPKAEFYIPTVMTHIIKSGLGDCRVFRSSSDWFGVTYPEDKPKVQASLNALHESGEYPGKLW, from the coding sequence ATGAAACCAACGCTTTTAATTTTAGCAGCCGGCATAGGCAGCCGCTACGGCGGTATTAAGCAGCTCGACCAGTTCGGGCCGCATGGTGAAACGATCATCGATTATTCCCTCTACGATGCCATCCGCAGCGGGTTCGGCAAAGTGGTTTTTATTGTCAGAGAAGAAATCAGGGAAAGTGCGGAAGCGATTTTTGCGCCGAAACTGACCGGTAAGATTGATTTTGATTTTGCAATTCAGGGTATTCAGTCCTATGTGCCCGAAGATCTGGGGACGGTTGAGCGTACGAAGCCCTGGGGTACCGGCCATGCCACACTTTGCGCCTGGAAACATACGGAGACGCCTTTTGCGGTGATCAATGCAGACGATTTTTACGGGGCAGATGCCTTTGCAACCATGTCGCAGTTTCTGCAGACCGACCAGAATGATAATCAGCATGCGATGATCGGGTACGAGCTAAAACGTACTTTGTCTGAAAACGGTACGGTTTCGCGCGGCATTTGCGTGGAGCGCGAAGACCATAACCTGGAATCGGTCGTGGAGCGTACCAAGATTTTTGAAGAAAACGGAGTGATCTATTTTGAAGAAGACGGTCAGCGTACACCACTTGCGCCTGAAACACCGGTTTCTATGAACTTCTGGGGTTTCAAGCCATCGATGTTCCCGATCACCGCAGAGTTGTTCAAAACATACGCAAGAGAAAATATCAACACTCCCAAAGCCGAATTCTATATCCCGACCGTGATGACGCACATCATCAAAAGCGGCCTGGGCGACTGCCGCGTATTTCGCAGTTCATCGGATTGGTTTGGAGTGACTTACCCAGAGGATAAGCCAAAAGTGCAGGCGTCACTGAATGCACTGCATGAGAGTGGGGAGTACCCGGGGAAGTTGTGGTAG
- a CDS encoding homoserine kinase, protein MNSIKAFAPATVANVACGFDIFGFAIEEPGDVVELRRRDEPGIVITNITGDEGRLPRNPEKNSVTGVMLHLLKHLDIKDFGYEVILHKNMPLGSGMGSSAASAVAGVVAMNELLGNPLTRQELLPFAMEGERIASGSAHADNVGPSLLGGFVVIRSYHPLDIFTIPVPDDLYCTLVHPDIEINTKDARYILRNEVSLKNTIAQMGNVAGLVAGLMKADYDLISRSMVDVIIEPVRSILIPEFKEVKTAAISNGALGCSISGSGPSMFALSRGRDNAIAAGQAMQARFAEAGIDSALHISGINKGGAKILEH, encoded by the coding sequence GTGAATTCAATAAAAGCTTTTGCGCCTGCAACCGTGGCTAATGTAGCCTGCGGCTTCGATATTTTTGGTTTTGCAATTGAAGAGCCCGGGGATGTGGTGGAACTGCGCAGGCGCGACGAGCCGGGCATTGTGATTACCAACATTACTGGTGACGAAGGCCGGCTCCCACGAAATCCGGAGAAAAACTCCGTGACGGGCGTAATGTTGCATTTGCTTAAACATCTGGACATTAAAGACTTCGGTTACGAAGTCATTTTACATAAAAATATGCCCTTGGGCAGCGGAATGGGATCCAGTGCCGCCAGCGCTGTAGCCGGCGTAGTGGCTATGAACGAGCTGCTGGGTAACCCGCTTACGCGCCAGGAACTCCTGCCTTTTGCGATGGAAGGCGAGCGCATTGCATCCGGCTCGGCGCATGCCGATAACGTGGGGCCTTCCTTGCTGGGGGGGTTTGTGGTGATCCGCAGTTACCATCCGCTCGATATTTTCACCATTCCGGTGCCCGACGATCTGTACTGTACGCTGGTACATCCTGATATTGAGATTAATACCAAAGATGCACGCTACATTCTTCGCAATGAGGTTTCGCTCAAAAATACCATTGCGCAGATGGGCAATGTGGCCGGGCTGGTAGCCGGACTGATGAAAGCCGATTACGATCTGATTAGCCGCTCCATGGTGGATGTGATCATTGAGCCCGTACGCTCCATTCTGATTCCCGAGTTCAAGGAAGTGAAGACTGCTGCGATCTCAAACGGTGCATTGGGTTGCAGCATTTCGGGTTCGGGACCATCGATGTTTGCATTAAGCCGGGGCAGGGACAATGCGATCGCCGCCGGACAAGCCATGCAGGCCAGGTTTGCCGAAGCGGGGATTGACTCGGCCCTGCATATCTCAGGCATTAACAAAGGGGGCGCCAAGATATTGGAGCATTAA
- a CDS encoding L,D-transpeptidase family protein encodes MRILSGRGRSKYLFLIPILTLALLQSCNKKAEELNNQELAEGIVGKDSYKELLKLSSEAGIDISKFNQTGDPAHVFALLEEIGFGHKPRLRYIQKVVKADTSVIRHAAEMLYNDEAASGVLEKLEPAFPVYTNLKKHYARLTKASQKDSAAYVADALNAYRWIHRQAKGAPRFVMVNIRGAYLTAMDSVGKNVLTMRTVVGKSDTQTPTIDTYATSIVTHPYWNVPKSIAIKEIFPKAAGDPEYLAKNRIELINQKGEAVDPEDVDWEEYTADRFPYRFRQETGGDNSLGLLKVEIKNPLAIYLHDTNARYLFNLDQRWRSHGCVRVQRPTDLANYMAGTELLSSDFLTEPDTVSVPPKWHKLQVRIPVFLFYLGADCNEKGELLYFPDVYSKGSPDA; translated from the coding sequence ATGCGAATCTTGTCTGGCCGCGGCCGCTCCAAATACCTTTTTTTAATACCCATTTTAACCCTTGCTCTCCTTCAATCCTGCAATAAAAAAGCGGAAGAACTGAACAACCAGGAATTAGCCGAGGGGATTGTCGGAAAGGATAGTTATAAAGAATTACTGAAACTATCTTCCGAAGCCGGGATCGATATTTCAAAGTTTAATCAGACGGGTGATCCGGCCCATGTTTTTGCATTATTGGAAGAAATTGGCTTTGGGCACAAGCCCAGGCTCCGCTATATCCAGAAGGTCGTAAAAGCGGATACGTCGGTTATCCGTCATGCTGCGGAAATGTTATACAATGACGAAGCTGCCAGTGGGGTGCTTGAAAAACTGGAACCTGCTTTTCCTGTTTATACAAACCTGAAAAAACATTACGCCCGCCTGACCAAAGCCAGCCAGAAAGACAGTGCTGCCTACGTGGCTGATGCGCTGAATGCCTATCGCTGGATTCACCGCCAGGCCAAAGGCGCTCCCCGTTTTGTCATGGTCAACATTCGCGGTGCTTACCTTACAGCAATGGACTCTGTTGGTAAAAACGTGCTGACCATGCGCACGGTTGTCGGGAAAAGTGATACGCAGACACCTACTATTGATACGTATGCTACCAGTATTGTAACACACCCGTACTGGAATGTGCCCAAAAGCATTGCGATCAAAGAGATATTTCCCAAGGCTGCGGGCGATCCCGAGTACCTTGCCAAAAACCGCATTGAGCTGATTAATCAAAAAGGCGAGGCTGTGGATCCTGAAGATGTGGATTGGGAAGAGTATACAGCTGACCGTTTCCCATACCGATTCAGGCAGGAGACGGGTGGCGATAACTCATTGGGGCTGCTGAAAGTGGAAATTAAAAATCCATTGGCGATATACCTGCACGACACCAATGCACGCTACCTGTTCAACCTCGACCAGCGCTGGAGGAGCCACGGCTGTGTGCGCGTACAACGACCTACCGACCTGGCGAACTACATGGCGGGTACAGAACTGCTCAGCAGCGACTTTCTGACCGAGCCAGACACCGTATCTGTACCACCAAAATGGCACAAATTGCAGGTTCGTATTCCGGTATTCCTTTTTTACCTGGGAGCAGACTGTAATGAAAAAGGCGAGCTGCTTTATTTTCCGGATGTGTACAGCAAAGGCTCACCCGACGCCTGA
- a CDS encoding HesB/IscA family protein: MVTVSDSAKNKIVELRQADGFVDDFQIRVGVLGGGCSGLTYNLEFNSDSKPNDMIFEDKGVKIIVDRKSLLYLAGTTLDFTDGLNGKGFQFINPNATRTCGCGESFAV, translated from the coding sequence ATGGTAACAGTTAGTGACTCCGCCAAAAATAAAATCGTAGAGCTCCGCCAGGCAGACGGATTTGTAGATGACTTTCAGATCAGGGTAGGGGTTTTGGGAGGTGGTTGTTCCGGGTTGACCTACAACCTTGAATTCAATTCCGATTCCAAGCCTAACGACATGATCTTTGAAGATAAAGGCGTAAAAATTATTGTAGACAGGAAAAGCCTGCTCTACCTCGCCGGTACCACGCTCGACTTCACGGATGGGCTTAATGGTAAAGGTTTTCAGTTTATCAACCCCAATGCAACCCGTACCTGCGGATGCGGTGAGAGCTTTGCGGTGTAG
- a CDS encoding HEPN domain-containing protein, whose amino-acid sequence MKKVGVRDILAKSLRFLTDAQNALERDRYDFAINRSYYSMFHSVQALLFTKSIQTRAYGKAHNAFNKKLVFTGEMSGDLGAILKKTFKKSQQADYSYAKMEKADAMEAFANAEIFFCATVQYLIANNHLQ is encoded by the coding sequence ATGAAAAAAGTCGGAGTACGAGACATCTTAGCAAAGTCACTAAGATTTTTGACGGATGCGCAGAACGCACTGGAAAGGGATCGATATGATTTTGCCATAAACCGGTCATATTATTCGATGTTTCACAGTGTGCAGGCGCTGCTTTTTACAAAAAGTATACAAACCAGAGCGTATGGAAAAGCGCACAATGCTTTTAATAAAAAACTAGTTTTCACTGGTGAAATGAGTGGGGATCTGGGAGCAATTTTGAAGAAAACATTCAAGAAAAGTCAGCAAGCTGATTATAGTTATGCCAAAATGGAAAAGGCAGATGCGATGGAGGCATTTGCAAATGCAGAAATCTTTTTTTGTGCTACCGTTCAATATTTGATAGCCAACAACCATTTACAGTGA
- the modA gene encoding molybdate ABC transporter substrate-binding protein, producing MQFLRPLTFLLFILLAGCSKPSDKIIVATAANVQYVMKEIQAEFEKGSTDSIHIVVASSGKLTSQIREGAPFDVFVSADTRYPEEIFKNGGAEEKPKVYASGTLILWSKNISENELTLAMLADEKIRKIAIPNPETAPYGRAAIEALKAANVFEKVKSKLVYGESIAQTAQYITSGSVEAGFNALSIVLAPETKQKGNYTIISDSLHHPIQQAALLLKHTNTSPKKSISEKFYNFLYSEKAKAIFRKYGYR from the coding sequence ATGCAGTTCCTTCGTCCGCTCACCTTTCTATTATTCATCCTGCTGGCTGGCTGCTCCAAGCCTTCCGACAAGATTATCGTGGCCACTGCCGCCAACGTGCAGTATGTTATGAAGGAAATTCAGGCTGAATTTGAAAAGGGATCAACGGACAGCATCCACATCGTGGTTGCTTCGTCGGGCAAGCTGACCAGCCAGATCCGCGAAGGCGCGCCATTTGACGTGTTTGTGTCTGCCGACACCAGGTACCCGGAAGAGATTTTCAAAAATGGCGGTGCAGAAGAGAAACCGAAAGTATATGCCTCAGGAACGCTCATCCTCTGGTCAAAGAACATTTCTGAAAACGAGCTCACATTGGCCATGCTTGCCGACGAAAAAATCAGAAAAATAGCCATCCCAAATCCCGAAACAGCGCCTTACGGACGCGCGGCCATAGAAGCATTGAAAGCCGCAAATGTTTTTGAAAAAGTAAAATCAAAGCTTGTGTACGGAGAAAGCATCGCCCAAACCGCACAATACATCACCTCCGGCTCCGTGGAAGCAGGTTTCAATGCATTATCCATCGTGTTGGCTCCCGAAACAAAACAAAAAGGCAACTACACCATCATCAGCGACTCCCTCCACCACCCCATACAACAAGCCGCCCTCCTCCTGAAACACACCAACACCTCCCCAAAAAAATCCATCAGCGAAAAATTCTACAACTTCCTCTATTCCGAAAAAGCGAAGGCGATTTTCAGGAAATATGGGTATAGGTAG
- a CDS encoding sulfate/molybdate ABC transporter ATP-binding protein, protein MPDNQLEIEIRHMLKTATGVAAMEVLLHIPLGGITALTGPSGAGKTTLLRQIAGLANPEYGRIKVGGQTWVDTALHIHLPPQQRNAGFVFQDYALFPNMTILENLRYALPKGADASVTTELLEATGLDQLADRRPYQLSGGQQQRVALARALVRKPDLLLLDEPFNALDSRMRRQIQDLLLEFHTRYGFTIIIVTHDLAEIFRLANRVLVLDQGQIISSGTPAEVYAGIVKSQPGLEILGKVLECTILSETLLVKALIDHQVKTLRLPLDYAGKLVPGTQFVLLHDGIVTSLRFPES, encoded by the coding sequence GTGCCCGACAACCAGCTTGAAATAGAAATCCGGCATATGCTGAAAACTGCCACCGGTGTGGCGGCCATGGAGGTATTGCTGCACATTCCGCTGGGAGGCATTACTGCGCTTACCGGACCATCGGGGGCAGGTAAAACAACACTTTTGCGACAAATAGCCGGCCTGGCGAATCCTGAGTATGGGCGCATTAAAGTCGGGGGACAAACATGGGTGGATACGGCATTGCACATCCATCTGCCTCCTCAGCAAAGAAATGCGGGCTTTGTGTTTCAGGACTATGCGCTGTTTCCCAACATGACAATCCTGGAAAATCTCAGGTATGCCCTCCCGAAAGGAGCGGATGCATCCGTCACGACTGAACTACTTGAGGCTACCGGCCTGGACCAGCTGGCAGATCGCCGGCCCTACCAGCTTTCGGGCGGCCAGCAGCAGCGCGTGGCGCTGGCGCGGGCTTTGGTACGCAAACCCGACCTATTATTGCTTGATGAGCCCTTCAATGCACTCGATTCGCGGATGCGCCGGCAAATTCAGGATCTGCTGCTGGAGTTTCATACGCGCTATGGCTTTACGATCATCATCGTCACACATGACCTGGCTGAGATTTTCAGGCTTGCCAACCGGGTACTTGTACTCGACCAAGGGCAAATAATCAGTTCAGGGACGCCCGCAGAGGTATATGCCGGTATCGTGAAATCGCAGCCGGGACTGGAAATACTGGGAAAAGTATTGGAATGTACCATATTATCCGAAACCCTGCTGGTAAAGGCCCTGATTGACCATCAGGTAAAAACCCTGCGGCTGCCGCTGGACTATGCCGGAAAGCTTGTACCCGGCACTCAGTTTGTGCTTTTACACGACGGCATTGTGACAAGCCTGCGTTTTCCTGAAAGTTAG
- the modB gene encoding molybdate ABC transporter permease subunit: MDPQPLFLTFRLATITSALLLVLAMPVAYWLAYSRFRGKGVVEALIGMPLVLPPSVIGFYLLLAFSPSYWFGSWVEHTFGLRLVFSFPGLVIASVLYSLPFTVYPIRAGLQSLPPTLREASFTLGKGAAETFFKVLLPNCKPAILTAFVLTFAHTVGEFGVVLMIGGNIPGVTKVASVAIYNEVEALNYPAANQYAMVLFAITFAILLVVYSVNHSLLRARQPA; this comes from the coding sequence ATGGACCCCCAACCGCTTTTTCTCACTTTCCGGCTTGCGACGATCACGTCGGCGCTGCTGCTGGTGCTGGCGATGCCGGTTGCCTATTGGCTGGCTTACAGCAGGTTCCGCGGAAAAGGTGTGGTAGAAGCATTGATCGGGATGCCGCTGGTGCTGCCGCCCTCCGTGATCGGGTTTTACCTTTTGCTGGCATTCAGCCCCTCCTACTGGTTTGGAAGCTGGGTCGAGCACACATTCGGACTGCGGCTGGTATTTTCATTTCCCGGGCTGGTAATTGCTTCTGTTTTATACAGCCTGCCATTCACGGTTTATCCGATCCGGGCCGGTCTGCAGTCCCTGCCTCCTACTTTGCGGGAGGCTTCATTTACACTGGGTAAAGGTGCAGCAGAGACATTCTTTAAAGTTTTGCTGCCTAACTGCAAGCCTGCAATCCTGACCGCCTTCGTCCTGACTTTTGCGCATACCGTGGGCGAATTCGGGGTAGTACTGATGATTGGCGGGAATATTCCGGGTGTTACCAAAGTAGCATCGGTTGCGATTTACAACGAGGTGGAAGCCTTGAACTACCCTGCTGCCAATCAATACGCCATGGTACTTTTTGCGATTACATTCGCTATTTTGCTGGTGGTGTACTCCGTCAACCATAGCCTGCTCCGTGCCCGACAACCAGCTTGA
- a CDS encoding SGNH/GDSL hydrolase family protein: MTRFVLKCIQIAVIALPLLAMRQDKPLKVIFFGDSITQAGVSPTGYITKVGEMLKAKGKDVDYELAGAGIGGNKVYDLYLRLEDDVLSKKPDVVFIYVGINDVWHKSSYGTGTDPDKYVRFYEALIRKMKAQNIRVIVCTPTVIGERNDNSNPQDGDLNLYSNLIREIATKNNLQLLDLRKQFQDYLLKNNPQNVEKGILTSDRVHLTEEGNKFLAERMLEALEQK; the protein is encoded by the coding sequence ATGACCAGATTTGTACTTAAATGCATTCAGATTGCGGTAATCGCACTTCCTCTCCTTGCGATGCGGCAGGATAAACCATTGAAGGTGATCTTCTTCGGCGACTCAATCACCCAGGCGGGCGTAAGTCCGACGGGCTACATCACCAAAGTAGGCGAAATGCTGAAAGCCAAAGGAAAAGACGTCGATTATGAACTTGCCGGTGCCGGAATCGGTGGAAACAAAGTGTATGACCTGTACCTCAGGCTTGAAGACGATGTACTGTCTAAAAAGCCTGACGTGGTATTCATCTATGTGGGAATCAACGACGTATGGCACAAATCGTCCTATGGTACCGGAACAGATCCCGACAAATACGTGAGATTTTACGAAGCACTGATCCGGAAAATGAAGGCGCAGAACATCCGCGTAATCGTATGTACGCCCACGGTGATCGGCGAGCGCAACGATAATTCCAATCCGCAGGATGGCGACCTCAACCTGTACAGCAACCTCATCCGTGAAATTGCCACCAAAAACAACCTGCAACTCCTCGACCTTCGCAAGCAGTTTCAGGATTATCTACTAAAAAACAACCCCCAGAATGTCGAAAAAGGCATTCTCACCAGCGACCGGGTGCATTTGACGGAGGAGGGGAATAAGTTTTTGGCGGAACGGATGTTGGAGGCTTTGGAGCAGAAGTAG
- a CDS encoding pyridoxal phosphate-dependent aminotransferase produces the protein MIIETALRTRQTSEYYFSVKLAEVRKLIAEGHDVINLGIGNPDMMPSEETLQALSQAALKPQAHGYQPYVGTIAFRNAIARFYDHTYGVKLDANTEILPLIGSKEGITHISLTFLDPGDEVLVPELGYPAYRAVSQMVGAVVKEYPLREDHGWQPDWQAMESLVTPRTKLLWLNYPHMPTGAPATLALFEEAVAFARRNRILLCHDNPYSLVLNKQAPLSLLSVPGAMDLAIELNSMSKSHNMAGWRLGWVAAAKPYITAILTIKSNVDSGMFWAMQEAAVAALGNSDDWHRARNEVYQGRLDAAQAFLQALGCTWDKTQEGMFLWGKLPDSVESAESLVNRLLLEKHVFIAPGFIFGPKGQRYIRLSLCMPKERIWEAVERIRS, from the coding sequence ATGATCATCGAAACTGCCCTGCGCACCCGGCAAACCTCCGAGTACTACTTCTCGGTGAAGCTGGCGGAAGTGCGCAAACTAATTGCCGAAGGGCACGATGTAATCAATCTGGGAATCGGAAACCCGGACATGATGCCTTCGGAGGAAACATTACAGGCTTTGTCACAGGCTGCATTGAAGCCCCAGGCTCATGGTTATCAGCCTTACGTGGGTACAATCGCCTTCCGGAATGCAATTGCACGTTTTTACGATCATACTTATGGTGTCAAACTGGATGCCAATACTGAAATATTGCCCCTGATCGGCTCGAAAGAAGGGATTACCCATATCTCACTTACTTTCCTCGATCCGGGGGATGAAGTACTCGTACCCGAACTGGGCTACCCGGCTTACCGGGCCGTGAGCCAGATGGTGGGCGCGGTCGTTAAAGAATATCCGCTGCGTGAGGACCACGGCTGGCAACCCGACTGGCAGGCTATGGAGTCGCTGGTGACGCCCCGTACCAAACTGTTGTGGCTCAATTATCCGCACATGCCTACCGGCGCGCCGGCCACGCTCGCCTTGTTTGAAGAAGCCGTGGCATTTGCCCGCCGTAACCGGATATTGCTGTGCCATGACAATCCGTACAGCCTTGTTCTCAACAAACAGGCTCCGCTCAGCCTGCTCTCGGTACCGGGTGCGATGGATTTGGCAATCGAGCTGAATTCCATGAGCAAGTCGCATAATATGGCGGGATGGCGCCTGGGCTGGGTGGCGGCTGCAAAGCCTTATATTACAGCTATACTTACTATTAAAAGCAATGTGGATTCGGGCATGTTCTGGGCCATGCAGGAAGCAGCTGTGGCAGCACTCGGTAACTCTGACGACTGGCACCGTGCCAGAAACGAGGTGTATCAGGGCCGGCTGGATGCTGCTCAGGCGTTTTTACAGGCATTGGGCTGTACCTGGGACAAAACACAGGAAGGCATGTTCCTCTGGGGCAAGCTGCCCGACAGCGTGGAGTCGGCGGAATCACTGGTCAACAGGCTGCTGCTGGAAAAGCACGTTTTTATTGCCCCCGGCTTTATTTTCGGGCCCAAAGGTCAACGCTACATCCGCCTCTCACTATGCATGCCGAAAGAGCGCATCTGGGAAGCCGTGGAAAGAATCAGAAGTTAG